The Bacillota bacterium genomic interval AGTGGACAGTATCCCGGTGCCCAAGGGCTTGGTCAACACTAGCACATCCCCGGGTTTGGCCTCAGCGTTAGTGACTATCTTGCCTGGGTGTGCCAGCCCGGTTACGGAAAGCCCGTACTTGGGTTCGGCATCCTCAATTGTGTGACCGCCCAGGAGCACCACTCCGGCCTCCTGGCACTTGTCGAGACCTCCCTTGAGTACCTGGGATAACGTCTCCACACCAAGGGTCTCAACAGGGAAAGCCACCAGGTTCATGGCTGTTATGGGCCTAGCCCCCATGGCATATATATCGCTCATGGCGTTTGCCGCCGCTACCTGCCCGAAGTCATATGGGTCATCAACAATGGGGGTGAAGAAGTCCACCGTCTGTACCAGAGCAATGTCACTCGTGAGCTGGTAGACACCGGCATCATCTAGGGTATCCATGCCAACCAGCAGGTCCTTGGGTTTGGAGCCGGAAGGTAGGTGGCGCAGAACCTGCGCCAGGTCCTCAGGACCCACCTTCCCCGCTCAGCCCGCTTTCTTGCACAGGTGTGTCAGGCGGATCACGCGCTCACCCCCTCAACGCTTGAAGTGGACATTTCCCAAGGGTATGCTACTTCGGCGCCCGCCCGGTGAATCCTGCAATTTCCTGGGGCGGCAGCGCCAGTCTACCCACTGTAGTCAGTATCCCGAGGCTGAGGGCTCCCATGCGTGGCCCGTTGATTTGAACCTATGAAGGGAACCTGGGGCAGTCGTGCTAAACCGCCTTCCAGAAGTGGCGCTCCCGGGATATTTGATGTCCTGCTTTTAGTGGCCTAGCTTGGCCTGGCGTGATGGTGTGGCGTTCAGCCACGATCGATTTCTGAAAAAGGCCTGTAGAAGAAGGTGGCATTCGCCCGATATTACCAGTAGCGGACCAATTGGACGGTGGGATCAATGCCAGGGAAAGCGGGAGATGCAGCAGAGACTACTGGTGCTCCCAGAGGGACCAGTGCCTGGAAGACAAGCCAAACGGCAAGAGCATTGTCACGCAGTCATGTCATGAGGTTGGCGGTTCTGGCCGGGCTGATCCTGGTCACGACCTGCGTTGTGTTCTGGGCTGGGGCACGAAGTCGGTGTGGCCTTACGCGTACTATGCCGCTATTGTGGTGGGGGCCTACTGGTACCAGCTGTTGGGAGGGGTGTTCATGAGGGTTGTGTGCGGTCTGGCGACGGGTCCGTTCATGCCTCTCAGTACCGTACCCTGGCATCTTCAGCGGCCTGCATCGTGGTTAACGAGGATAGCCTTCTTCAGCGCGCCCGGGTTCCTGTTCGGGTGCCTGGTTAACGCCCTTAAGGGAGAAACCAACGGGCTCCGGGCGAGCAGCCGAGACCTGACCCTCACTACCGCCAAGCTGGAAGAGGCCCACGAGCAGATTCTACGCTCACTGACGCTGAGCATCGACACCAGAGACCTGCATACAAGGTATCACTCGGACAGGGTCGCTCGCTATGCCATGGTCCTGGGGAAGGCCCTTGGCCTCTCAGATCGCGAGGTATCGCTGCTAGGCTGGGCGGGTCTCATGCACGACGTGGGAAAGGTGGGGGTTTCTGAGCACATCCTTGGGAAGCCAGGGCGCCTCAACGCCGAGGAGAAGATCCTCATGCAGCAGCACCCAGTGTTCAGTGCCAGGATCATTGAACCCGTGGAGTTCCTCAGCGATATCGTTGACGGTGTACTCCATCACCACGAGCGCATGAATGGCAGCGGCTACCCTGACTCCCTCAAGGGTGACGAGATTCCCTGGATCTCCAGGATCGTTGCGGTAGCTGATGTCTACGAGGCGCTAACGGCAGACAGGCCGTACCGCGAGGCATGGCCCAAGGAAAGGGCGGCTGCCTACATCATTGAGCACTCGGGGTCCCTCTTCGAACCCCATGTTGTGGAGGCGTTCCGGGACGTCTACAGGTCCTTTCCCGCCTCCACCGTTGAGGTCTTCCCTGGGGGGATATCCTTCCGGGGCACCCTGGACCGTAACAGAGAGGCGCCATGTAGGAGGAGTTCTGAGGGTTAGGGCGGTATCCAGAAGACATCCAGTCGCGATACGATGGAGCCGCGGTTGCCGAATTCTGCTGCAAGGGTATACTTTTGAGCATGCCCCGGTAACAAAGCACACAAGCGGAAGACCCATGTGATACGCCAGCACTGTTACGAGCCTGTTCCGGCCATCTGCTACACGTGAAAAGGTTTTCCTCTCAGCCAGGGCGCTCCTGTCTAACTCGCTAGGTCTCTACAGGGATCCATCTCTCCCAGCGACTATATGAGGTACCTGGAACGTTACGCTTGTGATGTCCGGGCCATTCACCAATCCTCGCCGTAGGCAGGCTTGATCCATTCCGTGCGGTCTCCCCGGCGGCACAATTACTAAGAGGTCTGGGTTCCCCCCGTGAGCCCAGCTCACCGCTGGCCACTCGGTCCGGACAACATGTTCCTCAGGGATCCTGGCCAGGATCTGGACTGCCATTAACCAAGGCCCCCCTCAATCCCCCTGCCTGGGATGACTTTCTGAGATTTTCTTGGCAACCGTGGTTATCACCCGAGTGTGTGAGGCATACGAGCTTGCCCCGAGTCTGGCTCGCGGGCCAGACGCTAACGTCTCTTGGCTGTTTTGAGTACCAGGCAGGGCGGATGACAAAAAGGCGATCTCATTCTTGAATCACCAGGAGGGGTAAGGCACTCCCCCCTAGAATACAAATATATCCATAAACGGGATTATCAGTAAACATTGCCCACCTGGAACAGCATACACATTGAATCTAGAAGCGGGAAGGGGGTTGACGTGAGCACTCTTCGCTTGAGGGTATTGAGAGAAATCCCGAAGAGTCAGGGGTGAGTGCTAGTAGTGGACCTATTCCTGCAGAGCATACTCAACGGAGTACTTATCGGCGGCATCTACATAGCCATCGCTGTGGGGTTCTCTATCTGCTTTGGCGTCATGCACATAATCGACTTCGCTGTGGGCGAATGGCTTATGCTGGGAGGGTTTATTGGGTTCATCCTCGCGGGTATGCAGGTTGAGCCCCTTCTTCTCATTCCCCTGGTATTCCCCATCTTCTTTGTTGTCGGCTACATGCTCCAGCCGGTTATCCAGCGAGTTCTCACTGGCAGGAAGGCCAATGTCTTGATGGGGCTGGTCTTCACCTTCGGCATGTCCATCTTCCTGCAAGGGCTGGCCCTCTACATCTGGGGGCATGACCGGCGCACGCTCACCAGCGCACTCTCCGGGCTGAATATCCAGGGGCTGGTAACCATCCCCACGCTGAGGCTGGTAGCCTTCATTATTGCGGGTACAGTGACGCTGGCGTTCATGCTCTTCCTGGCCAGGACTCGCCTGGGCCTGTCCATTCGTGCTACAGCTGAGGACAGGGACACGGCAGCTGTCTTGGGGGTTGATATCGCGCGGGTTAGCAGGCTGGTTTACGCTGCCTACGCAGGATTGACCGGTATGGCGGGCATTCTCATTGGCACGGTCTTCACCATCTACGCTGAAATGGGGCTCCGGTACACCACCTTTGCCTTCTTCACGGTGGTGCTGGCGGGCATGGGATACCTGCCAGGCATCCTGGTAGCGGGATTGTTCTTGGGGATCCTGCAATCCCTGGTGGCTGTGTATGTCGGTGGCCGCTACATATACCTGGTGCTCTTCCTCGTGCTCTACGTAGTCCTGCTGGTGTCGCCTCAGGGCATCATGGGAAAGGGGCTGAAGGCTGAATGAGAGCAGCCACCCTGCCCTTTTCAGGGGGCTTGACTAGGGCTCGTTCCGTCGCTTTGCTCTTGGGTGTCCTCACGGTTCTGCTGATCCTGCCCCTGTTCATCTCCACCTTCTGGGTCAGGATCTTCACAGGAACCCTGATGTGGATAGGTCTCGCTCAGAGCTGGAACATCATTGCCGGTTACACGGGATACATCAACTTCGGTCATGGCGCCTTCTTCGGCATTGGTGCCTATGTCACCGGGATCCTCATCCGGTACCAGGAATGGCCCTTACTGGCGGCCATCTGGGCGGGAGGCCTGGCCGCTGGCGTCGTGGCTGCCGTGATCGGGTACCCAACCCTGCGCCTGAGGGGCGCCTACTTCGCCATCGCCACCTGGGCCTTCGCTGAGATGGTAAGACAGGCAGCCCTGGTGTCCCCGGTCACGGGTGGGGCCTACGGCATGAGATTGCCTGCACTTCTGAACGAAACCTTCTTCTACGTGTTGATGCTGGCCAT includes:
- the selD gene encoding selenide, water dikinase SelD is translated as MGPEDLAQVLRHLPSGSKPKDLLVGMDTLDDAGVYQLTSDIALVQTVDFFTPIVDDPYDFGQVAAANAMSDIYAMGARPITAMNLVAFPVETLGVETLSQVLKGGLDKCQEAGVVLLGGHTIEDAEPKYGLSVTGLAHPGKIVTNAEAKPGDVLVLTKPLGTGILSTAAKAGEISYDELVEAVDLMKTLNRDASRAMVETGVNACTDITGFGLLGHLWEMASASRVSCEISWDSVPLLPRVLDLVDLAPGGASANARYLERFTGYEGGTDAFDMVLCDPQTSGGLLISVPGERLGQLMAALEACGAGFFTVVGRVTGKSEGFIRVTP
- a CDS encoding HD-GYP domain-containing protein, whose amino-acid sequence is MDGGINARESGRCSRDYWCSQRDQCLEDKPNGKSIVTQSCHEVGGSGRADPGHDLRCVLGWGTKSVWPYAYYAAIVVGAYWYQLLGGVFMRVVCGLATGPFMPLSTVPWHLQRPASWLTRIAFFSAPGFLFGCLVNALKGETNGLRASSRDLTLTTAKLEEAHEQILRSLTLSIDTRDLHTRYHSDRVARYAMVLGKALGLSDREVSLLGWAGLMHDVGKVGVSEHILGKPGRLNAEEKILMQQHPVFSARIIEPVEFLSDIVDGVLHHHERMNGSGYPDSLKGDEIPWISRIVAVADVYEALTADRPYREAWPKERAAAYIIEHSGSLFEPHVVEAFRDVYRSFPASTVEVFPGGISFRGTLDRNREAPCRRSSEG
- a CDS encoding branched-chain amino acid ABC transporter permease produces the protein MLVVDLFLQSILNGVLIGGIYIAIAVGFSICFGVMHIIDFAVGEWLMLGGFIGFILAGMQVEPLLLIPLVFPIFFVVGYMLQPVIQRVLTGRKANVLMGLVFTFGMSIFLQGLALYIWGHDRRTLTSALSGLNIQGLVTIPTLRLVAFIIAGTVTLAFMLFLARTRLGLSIRATAEDRDTAAVLGVDIARVSRLVYAAYAGLTGMAGILIGTVFTIYAEMGLRYTTFAFFTVVLAGMGYLPGILVAGLFLGILQSLVAVYVGGRYIYLVLFLVLYVVLLVSPQGIMGKGLKAE